The following proteins are encoded in a genomic region of Methylobacterium tardum:
- a CDS encoding sensor histidine kinase NtrY-like, protein MPFLRRSRKEEGPSPDPEGSGEGVGPGAPLADSLKPGPRGPGWIGAAMVVTALVSALATFLILAGVIRVTPTPAYGVTLLAINAALVLGLAVVIAWEARVFLHARKANAAVARLHTRIVGLFSLIAILPTILLAVVASVTIDRGLSLGFTDRVRDVVLKSVEVADAYQENQCQSLAREIRILADDLTRARPNFDVNRDWFQTFLTTRATNLGLPVAQIMRGPTEVVARAKIDVLKTNRLPSAAAFEDAANSADPICLLPTEGRVFAALMRMPAYDDAVLMVQREVSQLAIDFPGVSRAAAAEYLTYDSLRRSIQITFASVFLLIALIALLSAVWFGMNFANRFVAPIRRLINAADQVASGNFYAQVPTKKTSGDLAHLGESFNKMTQELRRQHAGLIAASDLIDTRRRFTEAVLSGVSPGVIGLDAAGFVTIANPAAERMLDLESDALVGQSLAQAVPELAPVLAESEARPRSLQQQQVQLTRSRGERTITVRVTSEQAQGASRGSVVTLGDITDLVQAQRSSAWGDVARRIAHEIKNPLTPIQLSAERIRRKYGKVITADKEVFDQCTATIVRQVDEIKRMVGEFSAFARMPKPAIAPNDLTEIAKQNLFMMRVAHPDIDFAFSAQGGAGSAEKIVAAFDIRLLSQVITNILKNAVEAVAEVPEAELGKGKISLSLAVEDGFAVIAVTDNGKGFPAEGRQRLLEPYMTTREGGTGLGLAIVSKVLEEHGGGIELNDNPAGRGGRVRMRVPREHGPEPAAAPSGTLPVTTEEKGAAPTAPRIAEMHA, encoded by the coding sequence ATGCCGTTCCTGAGACGCTCACGGAAAGAGGAAGGCCCGTCGCCCGACCCTGAAGGGTCCGGGGAGGGGGTGGGCCCGGGCGCGCCCCTGGCGGATTCCCTGAAGCCGGGCCCGCGCGGTCCGGGCTGGATCGGCGCGGCCATGGTGGTCACCGCCCTGGTCTCGGCGCTGGCGACCTTCCTGATCCTGGCCGGGGTGATCCGGGTGACGCCGACGCCGGCCTACGGCGTGACGCTGCTCGCCATCAACGCCGCCCTGGTGCTCGGCCTCGCCGTCGTCATCGCCTGGGAGGCGCGGGTCTTCCTGCACGCCCGCAAGGCCAACGCCGCGGTGGCGCGCCTGCACACCCGCATCGTCGGCCTGTTCTCGCTGATCGCGATCCTGCCGACGATCCTGCTCGCCGTGGTGGCGTCCGTGACCATCGACCGGGGCCTGTCGCTCGGTTTCACCGACCGGGTCCGCGACGTGGTGCTGAAATCCGTGGAGGTGGCCGACGCCTACCAGGAGAACCAGTGCCAGAGCCTCGCCCGCGAGATCCGCATCCTCGCCGACGACCTGACCCGGGCGCGGCCGAACTTCGACGTGAACCGGGACTGGTTCCAGACCTTCCTGACGACCCGGGCGACCAATCTCGGCCTGCCGGTGGCGCAGATCATGCGCGGCCCGACCGAGGTGGTGGCCCGGGCCAAGATCGACGTCCTGAAGACCAACCGGCTGCCCTCGGCGGCGGCCTTCGAGGATGCGGCCAACTCGGCCGACCCGATCTGCCTCCTGCCCACCGAGGGCCGGGTCTTCGCCGCGCTGATGCGGATGCCGGCCTACGACGACGCCGTGCTGATGGTACAGCGGGAGGTCAGCCAGCTCGCCATCGACTTCCCCGGCGTGTCCCGGGCGGCGGCGGCCGAGTACCTCACCTACGATTCGCTGCGGCGCTCGATCCAGATCACCTTCGCGTCGGTGTTCCTGCTGATCGCGCTGATCGCGCTGCTCTCGGCCGTGTGGTTCGGCATGAACTTCGCCAACCGGTTCGTGGCGCCGATCCGCCGGCTGATCAACGCCGCCGACCAGGTGGCGTCGGGCAATTTCTACGCCCAGGTGCCGACCAAGAAGACCAGCGGCGACCTCGCCCATCTCGGCGAGAGCTTCAACAAGATGACCCAGGAGCTGCGCCGCCAGCATGCCGGCCTGATCGCCGCGAGCGACCTGATCGACACCCGCCGCCGCTTCACCGAGGCCGTGCTCTCGGGCGTCTCGCCCGGGGTGATCGGCCTCGACGCGGCGGGCTTCGTCACCATCGCCAACCCGGCCGCCGAGCGGATGCTCGACCTGGAGAGCGACGCCCTGGTGGGCCAGTCCCTCGCCCAGGCGGTGCCGGAACTCGCGCCCGTGCTGGCCGAGAGTGAGGCGCGCCCGCGCAGCCTGCAGCAGCAGCAGGTCCAGCTCACCCGGTCCCGGGGCGAGCGCACCATCACGGTGCGGGTCACGAGCGAGCAGGCGCAGGGGGCCTCCCGCGGCTCGGTGGTGACGCTCGGCGACATCACCGACCTGGTCCAGGCGCAGCGCAGCTCCGCCTGGGGCGACGTGGCGCGCCGCATCGCCCACGAGATCAAGAACCCGCTGACCCCGATCCAGCTCTCCGCCGAGCGGATCCGGCGCAAGTACGGGAAGGTCATCACCGCCGACAAGGAGGTGTTCGACCAGTGCACCGCCACGATCGTGCGCCAGGTGGACGAGATCAAGCGCATGGTCGGCGAGTTCTCGGCCTTCGCGCGGATGCCCAAGCCCGCCATCGCGCCGAACGACCTCACCGAGATCGCCAAGCAGAACCTGTTCATGATGCGCGTGGCGCACCCGGACATCGACTTCGCGTTCTCGGCCCAGGGCGGCGCGGGGAGTGCAGAAAAGATCGTGGCGGCCTTCGACATCAGGCTGCTCAGCCAAGTGATCACCAACATCCTCAAGAACGCCGTCGAGGCGGTGGCCGAGGTGCCGGAGGCCGAGCTCGGCAAGGGCAAGATCTCCTTGAGCCTCGCCGTCGAGGACGGGTTCGCGGTGATCGCCGTCACCGACAACGGCAAGGGATTTCCGGCCGAGGGGCGCCAGCGCCTGCTCGAGCCCTACATGACCACCCGCGAGGGTGGGACCGGACTGGGGCTTGCTATCGTCAGCAAGGTGCTTGAGGAGCACGGCGGCGGGATCGAGCTGAACGACAATCCCGCCGGCCGCGGCGGCCGTGTCCGGATGCGGGTCCCGCGCGAGCACGGGCCCGAACCGGCCGCGGCGCCGTCTGGAACCCTACCCGTCACGACAGAGGAGAAGGGCGCCGCGCCGACGGCCCCCCGGATCGCGGAGATGCACGCATGA